In Cervus elaphus chromosome 5, mCerEla1.1, whole genome shotgun sequence, the following proteins share a genomic window:
- the ARL16 gene encoding ADP-ribosylation factor-like protein 16 isoform X1 — MSSGAGSGMCLLLGATGVGKTLLVKRLQKLSSRDGKGDLGDPPLTRPTVGTNLTDIVAQKKITIRELGGCMGPIWSSYYGNCHSLLFMVDASNPTQLSASCVQLLGLLSAEELAEASVLILFNKMYVSESDLPCYMTIEEMKSLIRLPDLIACAKQNITTVEISARKGTGLSDVLRWLQDTHRTNG; from the exons ATGTCGAGTGGAGCGGGAAGCGGGATGTGTCTCCTACTGGGGGCCACGGGGGTGGGGAAGACGCTGTTGGTGAAACGCCTGCAGA AGCTGAGCTCCCGAGATGGGAAGGGCGACCTGGGCGATCCGCCCCTGACGCGGCCCACG GTGGGTACCAACTTAACGGACATTGTGGCTCAAAAAAAGATCACCATCCGGGAGCTGGGGGGCTGCATGGGCCCCATCTGGTCCAGTTACTATGGAAACTGTCATTCTCTCCTG TTCATGGTGGATGCCTCTAACCCCACCCAGCTCTCGGCATCTTGTGTACagctcctgggtctcctatcgGCCGAAGAACTTGCAGAAGCATCAGTTCTGATTCTCTTCAATAAAATGTACGTGTCTGAGAG TGACCTGCCCTGTTACATGACCATAGAAGAGATGAAGTCGTTAATCAGGCTCCCGGACCTCATTGCTTGCGCCAAGCAGAACATCACCACCGTAGAAATCAGTGCCCGGAAAGGCACTGGCTTGTCAGACGTGCTGCGCTGGCTCCAGGACACCCACAGAACCAATGGCTGA
- the ARL16 gene encoding ADP-ribosylation factor-like protein 16 isoform X2, giving the protein MSSGAGSGMCLLLGATGVGKTLLVKRLQKLSSRDGKGDLGDPPLTRPTVGTNLTDIVAQKKITIRELGGCMGPIWSSYYGNCHSLLFMVDASNPTQLSASCVQLLGLLSAEELAEASVLILFNKIDLPCYMTIEEMKSLIRLPDLIACAKQNITTVEISARKGTGLSDVLRWLQDTHRTNG; this is encoded by the exons ATGTCGAGTGGAGCGGGAAGCGGGATGTGTCTCCTACTGGGGGCCACGGGGGTGGGGAAGACGCTGTTGGTGAAACGCCTGCAGA AGCTGAGCTCCCGAGATGGGAAGGGCGACCTGGGCGATCCGCCCCTGACGCGGCCCACG GTGGGTACCAACTTAACGGACATTGTGGCTCAAAAAAAGATCACCATCCGGGAGCTGGGGGGCTGCATGGGCCCCATCTGGTCCAGTTACTATGGAAACTGTCATTCTCTCCTG TTCATGGTGGATGCCTCTAACCCCACCCAGCTCTCGGCATCTTGTGTACagctcctgggtctcctatcgGCCGAAGAACTTGCAGAAGCATCAGTTCTGATTCTCTTCAATAAAAT TGACCTGCCCTGTTACATGACCATAGAAGAGATGAAGTCGTTAATCAGGCTCCCGGACCTCATTGCTTGCGCCAAGCAGAACATCACCACCGTAGAAATCAGTGCCCGGAAAGGCACTGGCTTGTCAGACGTGCTGCGCTGGCTCCAGGACACCCACAGAACCAATGGCTGA
- the ARL16 gene encoding ADP-ribosylation factor-like protein 16 isoform X3: MSSGAGSGMCLLLGATGVGKTLLVKRLQKLSSRDGKGDLGDPPLTRPTFMVDASNPTQLSASCVQLLGLLSAEELAEASVLILFNKMYVSESDLPCYMTIEEMKSLIRLPDLIACAKQNITTVEISARKGTGLSDVLRWLQDTHRTNG, translated from the exons ATGTCGAGTGGAGCGGGAAGCGGGATGTGTCTCCTACTGGGGGCCACGGGGGTGGGGAAGACGCTGTTGGTGAAACGCCTGCAGA AGCTGAGCTCCCGAGATGGGAAGGGCGACCTGGGCGATCCGCCCCTGACGCGGCCCACG TTCATGGTGGATGCCTCTAACCCCACCCAGCTCTCGGCATCTTGTGTACagctcctgggtctcctatcgGCCGAAGAACTTGCAGAAGCATCAGTTCTGATTCTCTTCAATAAAATGTACGTGTCTGAGAG TGACCTGCCCTGTTACATGACCATAGAAGAGATGAAGTCGTTAATCAGGCTCCCGGACCTCATTGCTTGCGCCAAGCAGAACATCACCACCGTAGAAATCAGTGCCCGGAAAGGCACTGGCTTGTCAGACGTGCTGCGCTGGCTCCAGGACACCCACAGAACCAATGGCTGA